The sequence TACGGGTTCACTGGCAGTTGCAGCGCAAACACCCGTGGATGTTCAGGCAGTCGGGACTGCAAGTGCTGCAGAACGTAGCTCAAGTATGGGTCGCGCGCGACCTGTAGACCCGCGGTTGTTGCGGCAGCGAAAGCAACAGCAGGTGGTGGATGTGGCGCCCACTGAGTCAGTGCATGATAGACCTgatgcagcaggcgagcTGGCACTACCTGCGAACTTCTCTCCTGATCTGGTCCAAGAGACAAGTCTTTCGTCGGGACTGAAAGAAAAGGCCACTACTCAGGAAGTCATTCGGTACGTCAGCTCCTTTGATGGAAGTGTCCTGGAGCTCAATAACCCACCGGTACCTCCAGTGCCTGGCACGCTGCCGCCAAGCCTTCAGGGCACGTGTGTCGCGCGGGGGAAGTTACCTCTGCTACTGGATCTGGACAACACGTTGctccacgcgcaggcgacggcagtcACCGGCTGCGAAGTGCGCCTGCAAGACTGGCTTGACTCGTACGGCGAACCTGAGCTGTACCGGTTTGAGTTGCCGTGCAACCGGAAGACCTACTACATGAAACTGCGCCCGCACTTACGGACTTTTCTGAAGAAGCTGGAGCCGTTCTACGAGATGAGTGTCTATACGAATGCGACCCAAGAATACGCCGACATAGTGGTGGCAATTTTGGACGAAAACCGTCAGCTTTTCCAGGATAGGTAAGGGCCACGAGGTAGCTGGTGACTAAACGGTCCGTGCCCGCCTTTTGGgattcgccgcctctgcgcggtgAAAATGCCGGCGGAGTCCTCATTTTCCTAGGTGTGATGCGGTTCGCTAGCTGCACGCGAGAAAACAGTGGATGCAACCCAGAAGGGGTTGGGCTGCAGTCTTGGccgaggcggacgcagcACGCATGTTTTGGCTCGGTGGCCTGTTGTGTCTTCCCACCGGCAGCTCGAGCTAGGTTTTCAGGTGTTCGTGTTCCGTTCGAGAGCAGTTTAAATAGTCACGATGCAGCGTCCTGGCAGCAGTCACACGCGAGGACGCCGTCGAACGCTTGCGCGCACTGCAGCGGAAACCCGTTTTGACCCCGCGGGTTTACCGCTCTCACGCGTCGCGCATGCCTGTGGGGGACAGGAGCAGTCTGAGCGACCAGTTATTTGGAAAGGGATTGGCGCCCATGAGTGTGTGAAACAGACgccacggaggcggcgcgaatCCACGAAACATCCAGCGCTGGGTCATTTTCTCAAGCGCAAGGGCCACAAAAGGTAGATCCTATCGAAAGGCCTGAGCACGTCATGGGTAACTGGTGACGTACACGGTAGCACAGCACGAATACCATCTGATCGATGTCAGTCTCTATCCTGAAACCCCTTACTGCCCCCGGGTTCGAAGCAGAAAGGCCCTAGTACAatcgcccgcccccccggcTGTCGTGTTCAGTACATTCAGCTGTGTGGACTCTCTGGTTTCGTCCTGGTAAAGTCCGGTACCCAAGTAAACGGGGGATCGCACAGCAGGGAGACACGTCGCACTCGTGGCGACGGACAGAGTGTCTGCTCCGAAGACGAAGGCTACATGGGAAGAGAAGCAAATACCCACCGGTGCAGTGTCGGCTGTAGCATCGGAtgaggaagaggcagcaaTCGCTGCTGTAAAGGGCAAATGAGCTTCTCAAAAGCGTGTCTGGTCAACCGTCCGAATGTATCGTGCGCACCTACGCAAACGAAGACGGAGCGGAAGGTCGCAAAGGAGGCAAAATCAAGCCTTCCATTGTCGGCGGTTTTGCCGATTGTGAGGCCCGGCCAGCAGCGGCAAACTTGCGTGTATCGTTGAAGGATCAAGGCATGCAGTGGTGCTGCACGGCGGCCGTTTTGTTCCTCTGCCTGCTGAAGTGCCTTTACTTCAGTGCCGTGGTTGGACGTTTATTTGCTTCTGGGGGTTAGGCTGCGGCGATGTGAGGCATCAGCACTGGGGTCATATGCCGCAAAGCGTACGAGAAGGAAAGAGCACCGCAACTAGAATGGAACAGCACTCGGCTTGTGGAGCATCTTGAACCATGGGGCGTCCCAACCCGTGAGAGGCCGGATGTGCGGCTATCAACGACGGTCTGGTCCATGGATTGCAGGTTTCTGCAGCGGAAATCATCATCCGCCCCCAGACAAACGCGTCTTTCAGCTCAGCGTTTGTCTCTCGAAACGATCACCGTTTCCAGGTTTTAATGTGTCTGTGTGATCAGGATAGTCGCTCGTGACAGCGGCTTCAGAGGAGAGGCTTCCGAGAACAAAGCTGTTCGCCGTCTGTACGAAGGCATGGATAAAAGATGTATTGTAGCGTTCGACGATCGCCAGAACATCTGGACAGATCTGCCTCTCACGCATGTAGTGAAGGCACAACATTATGACTTCTTCGATTCTCACAAAGCGGAGCTGAACGCGTACTACCCACCCGTTTCTAACGGGGTGGGCGGAGGGGCTACGGACATTCTCGGTGGCAGACAGGGTGACGACGAAGGAGTGATGGATCCCATCAGTTGCTGTTCAGTGTCCCCTTGTCAGGAGCAGCTGCCAGCGAACTCCCCCGTTGATGAGCAGGAGagccgagcagcagcagaagggaAAAAGCCGTGCGACTGGGATAGGCACCTCGAATGCATGCTCAAGCTGTTTTTGCACCTGCATTTGGAGTTCTTCAAGGACCCAGTCAACGCCAAGTATGTTTGTTTACATAATGAGGAAGTTCCTTGCGTTGTAATACCACATCCATCAGCAGGACAACCGTGCAGACACCTGGTGATAGCGTTCTATGGGCCTCCGGACTGCAGCCCGTCTTAGATCATGGTTTAGTTCCGCAGTAGACACGAATCTCCACTCTCAGAACATGACCGTTATATCTGGGTCCAGTAGCTCCGGCGTCAGCGGAAGCCGGCTTCGAATGGGATTATGTAGAGTTCATATTATGCTTAGTAGCGCGCTGATACTGTACGTGCGGCAAGGGGCAGTCCGCTAAAACCAGGCAACGGTGCTCCGTTAGAACTGCTTCAACAGGAATCCGTATGGCTGTTTCCTGTGGACCACTGAATGTTAGTTTTCGCTATTCGAGTTTTTTACTTCATGAAGTGTGCACGGTGTCACTGAAATTCGACGGCCCGTACAAGCAAGTGTGCGAGTTTCCTTTTCTGTTCTCTCAGCATTGGAGCTATCCTGTGCAATATGCAACAGAAGGTTCTCTCTGGTGTAGGGATCTTCTTTACGGGATTCCGGAAAACGTTCTCAGCTGGAGCTGCGGTAGCTGACTGCGAAGAAAGGCAAGCCGAACTGGCGCAGCGTCTTGGTGCGAAAGTATTCAAACGATATGATGAGGAAGGGGTGACCCACGTCGTTGCGGGCAAGAACAACACGAACAACATGTTGGCCTGCAAGTAAGGGAACCGAATTTCGTCGCAAGTTGgtgccccccctctcccccacCCATCTAGAGATAAAGGCTGATGATGTCATGGAATGCGTCGGAGACGTGGCTTCTCTACGGTTGCAGCCCCACTGTGTAATCTGCAAGAAcccgcaggcgtctccttACCTTTTCCCGGTCGAAAGCCACAGCACTGGTTGTGTTTCAGGAGCCGACTTTGTGTGTATCGAGGCAACTGCTGGAAACTTTCTAGAGGCCAGTTGTGCAAGATTACATCCCGGCGCTGCGCTTACATCGGCTTGATGGCTTTCCCCATGTCACCCTATTGTGTGTGATGTGTTGGATTGACACAGGGAGAACCCAAAACTAGCTCGCGTGCATACGCTCTGGCTTTACTGCTGTGAAGCTGCCCTGGCTCGGGTACCGGAATCCGCGTTCGATGCGGACACACTGTGCACGTACTACGACAACAGCCCCCCAAGTGCTCCCTATCGTGATCACTGGGTGCACTTAGCCCAGAAAAAGCGAATTGCAGAGCGGGAACCGCCTCATCCGTTTCCGCCCGCTGAGAGCCTACCCGTACGCGAATTTCTCAGCACGGGTCCGTACAGCGATGGCGCCACACTGACATCTCCGTATGAGGAGGTGCTGTTTATTTGGCGACCGGAGAAACAGACCGTCCGCCAGTTGTACGCATCAGACGACAGCAGGGGTGTGTCTCTGACAATGGGGGGCTCAAAGGGAGTGTCGATTGTGACACCTACGACGGCCACCCACAATCCACCACTATGCGGTGCTCTCTGCGGTCCGGGACCGCCAGCTGGCCAGGGCTCTGTGGGTTCCGGCGCACATCAGCAGCTACAGCGCCTTCACGCCTGAACTGTATTTTGTCATGTCAGGAGAGCCGTGCTGGATGGGTATGGCTTCTGTCTGGCTGTGTCCTGAATCTCTCCTACCAgtgccgccgtcgcgtggAGGTTGTAGCCGTAAGGTGCCTCCCGTGTCTCTTAAGGGAGACAGGCAGGAAGGTCATTGCCTGCTAGTTGTTTCTTTGGCTTGCCACTGCCTGGGTGACACGCTTCTGTTGCAAGCACTGTGTAGCCAGGCACGCTGCAGCCACTTCCCGAACGCCACCATGGCGTTCGAGGCACGAAGAAGCTGATTCAGTCGTGCGTTGAAAATATTTATTGCTTTGTCATGTTTGAGTAGCGGCTTGTTTTTCTGTCGTTCTGGTTAGTCGCTCCGTTGAGCGGATTGAGCGAAGTACACCCTCCACTGGGCGGATCTGTGCAGCACGGCTGCCGTCAAGGTGTTCACCCTTAACAGTATCTGATCGTCAGTGCAGTGGTGGTGTCACGTAGGCATAACATCACATGCGTTCTAGAATCTGGTCTCGGTATCAACGAAACCAGAGAAATGGCTCAAACCGCGTGCAAGGCGCACGTGTAGGGCGAATGTAAAAGCAGACGCGCCCACACCACGCGGCACAGACTGGCGACTCTTCGAGATTCGAAGTTGCCCACGCGCGTTCAACAGGGGATGACCACTGCGTGGGTTTTCTTAAACTCCTAACGATGCACCTCGAAAGCCGCATTCGGCGG is a genomic window of Besnoitia besnoiti strain Bb-Ger1 chromosome IV, whole genome shotgun sequence containing:
- a CDS encoding NLI interacting factor family phosphatase (encoded by transcript BESB_052990); translation: MSWSRDGCAALPGKAPRCSFATSARPLRQAGADSTGRREGEKGGGRPLYDEFEHLTSPCMPTSASTPGKMSAASGHPAVGPVDAVVGYTSQSLLGQPGSIMLARPSGIPVNAPRGNEYQEGIGMLRRRSRSRDPPVGDVSEPNPRASPRRRPAAHGFGATAGSISGTGSPGRWFAKSEGAEGLDRPGAYSFRDVRFAGVPYPLRPHTFTGLTQPPVSAACPPVGHGGDPRQLSRGEAVYQDSTMKNRFSSEERGVAQPRDFTDSAEASRSVRSSQGETVCGGATEKDSGFGGQPGRKRHAAVSVSEGSRGYERRRISLYADQIINYSHGGLCAKRVQAAFMSVARAAGQPFLVVPRRCREQSAWVGVFPNAPPAGEGKATYVLSPDNRASGGAWGAGVGNHLPSARASGLTPWASEGSGVGPVDTDDSVLHMSEVSADETEDEMEDGEVEEAKKDSRFTRPRGDEAASGPPSQSNSSAAADPAARNKDSLPVAPPFGQAPSTQRENGEGITMPPPTWPFGPPGGLPPVSAGAAATGGRDATSLQSSSFGNSAGAVAPRVPSEAPSLLGPPPVGALFKPPTSRGMGPFGHPARSGSVASGEQRPPEAALSSSLSTVAGDASMGNTGSLAVAAQTPVDVQAVGTASAAERSSSMGRARPVDPRLLRQRKQQQVVDVAPTESVHDRPDAAGELALPANFSPDLVQETSLSSGLKEKATTQEVIRYVSSFDGSVLELNNPPVPPVPGTLPPSLQGTCVARGKLPLLLDLDNTLLHAQATAVTGCEVRLQDWLDSYGEPELYRFELPCNRKTYYMKLRPHLRTFLKKLEPFYEMSVYTNATQEYADIVVAILDENRQLFQDRIVARDSGFRGEASENKAVRRLYEGMDKRCIVAFDDRQNIWTDLPLTHVVKAQHYDFFDSHKAELNAYYPPVSNGVGGGATDILGGRQGDDEGVMDPISCCSVSPCQEQLPANSPVDEQESRAAAEGKKPCDWDRHLECMLKLFLHLHLEFFKDPVNANIGAILCNMQQKVLSGVGIFFTGFRKTFSAGAAVADCEERQAELAQRLGAKVFKRYDEEGVTHVVAGKNNTNNMLACKENPKLARVHTLWLYCCEAALARVPESAFDADTLCTYYDNSPPSAPYRDHWVHLAQKKRIAEREPPHPFPPAESLPVREFLSTGPYSDGATLTSPYEEVLFIWRPEKQTVRQLYASDDSRGVSLTMGGSKGVSIVTPTTATHNPPLCGALCGPGPPAGQGSVGSGAHQQLQRLHA